AGGCAATGTTATTAATGAAAAAAAATTACCTTTGCGTTCAGAAATAAGTAGTTTTTGATTTTAGATTTGATGATGAAGAAGACAGTTGACACTGAGGGACTTTTGGCCGCGATTGTAGAAGGAATTCAAAATAAAAAAGGACATGGCGTTGTAGCTCTAGACATGAGAACACTCCATAATGCAGTTTGCTCCTACTATATTATTTGCAATGCTGATTCTGGCATACAAGTTGAAGCAATAGGGCAGTCTATAGAAGAAGTGGTATTGGAAAAATGCGGTGAGAAAGTTTTGCGCACCGATGGATACCAAAATGCCTACTGGGTGGTTTTGGATTACTTCGACATAATGGTTCACGTATTTCGTACCGAGGCACGCGACTTTTATAGACTTGACCAACTCTGGGCTGACGCTAAAACCGAGATATATAAGGATCTCGATTAGCATTGTCTAAAAAAACAAAAGATATTTGATTATGGATAATGAGTTAAACAGCAGCAAATCACCAAAACAGAAATTTAGTATTTACTGGGTTTACGGATTGGTTGCTATTGCCCTTATTGGGATGCAGTTTTTCTTCAGCGCCGGAAGCGCCGTAGAAACCAACTGGCAAGATGTGAAGATGAAAATGCTTGCCAAGGGGGATGTGCAAAAGATTGTATCTGTGCGCAATAAAGGCCGTGTGGATGTTTATCTCAAAGAGAAGAGTATTCCTACATACAAGGACCAACTCTCTAAGGGTGTGTCTCAGGTGCCCAAGGCTGGACCTCACTTCTTTTTTACCATTGGTAATGTAGAAACCTTTGAGAAGAACCTAAGCGAGGCTCAAACTGCAACGCCTGAGGCCGAAAAGATTTATCCCGAGTATATCGAGGAGTCCGACTACTATAGCATACTAGGATGGTTACTGCCATTCCTGTTGATTATTGGTTTTTGGGTATTCATATTTCGTAGGATGAATCGTGGTGCCGGCGGTGGCGGTGGCGGTAATATTTTCAATGTAGGTAAATCGCGAGCTCAACTTTTTGATAAGGAATCAAACGTAAAAATCAACTTCAGCGATGTTGCCGGTCTCGAAGAGGCCAAGGTAGAAATCATGGAGATTGTTGATTTCCTTAAGAATCCAAAAAAATACACCGACCTAGGAGGTAAAATTCCTAAGGGTGCCTTGTTAGTTGGACCTCCGGGTACCGGAAAAACGCTGTTGGCTAAGGCTGTTGCCGGAGAAGCGAATGTGCCATTCTTCTCTCTCAGTGGATCCGATTTCGTTGAAATGTTTGTTGGAGTTGGCGCCTCAAGGGTAAGAGACCTCTTTAAACAGGCAAAAGAAAAATCTCCATGTATAGTATTTATTGACGAGATCGATGCAATTGGTAGAGCGCGTGGTAAAAACGCAAACTTTTCTTCAAACGATGAGCGTGAGAATACCCTCAACCAACTTCTTACCGAGATGGATGGTTTTGGAACGAACAGTGGTGTAATCATTTTGGCCGCAACTAACCGTGCCGATATTCTCGATAGGGCTTTACTTCGTGCCGGTCGTTTCGATAGACAAATACACGTAGAACTTCCCGATTCCAAAGAACGTCTGGAGATATTTAAGGTCCACTTGCGACCACTGAAACTTCCAGCAGTTTTCGATAGTGAGTTCCTTGCAAAGCAGACTCCCGGATTCTCCGGTGCCGATATTGCAAATGTTTGTAATGAAGCAGCGCTTATTGCTGCACGTAAAAATAAAGATGTTGTTGAAAAACAAGATTTTCTCGATGCAGTAGATCGAATTGTCGCTGGTTTAGAGAAGAAGAATAAGATAATATCACTAGAAGAAAAGCGGGTAATTGCTTTCCATGAGGGCGGCCATGCTACTGTTAGCTGGTTGTTGGAACATGCCAACCCACTCCTAAAGGTTACCATTATTCCTCGCGGACGTTCATTGGGCGCAGCATGGTATTTGCCCGAAGAGCGTATGATTACAACCAAGGAGCAACTCTTGGACGAGATGTGCGCAACCCTTGGTGGTCGTGCTTCGGAAGAGGTGGTTTTTGGAAAGGTCTCCACTGGCGCGCTGAACGACCTCGAAAAGGTTACTAAGCAAGCTTATGCCATGGTTACCTATTTTGGTATGAGCGAAAAGGTAGGTAATTTAAGTTTCTATGATTCTTCTGGACAATCAGAGTTTTCGTTTGGTAAACCATACTCGGAAGAAACGGCAAAACTGATTGATGCCGAAGTGAAAGAACTTGTGGCTCGGGAATACGACCGCGCAAAGGTTGTTTTGCGGGAGCATATGGATGGCCTAACTCAGCTGGCCGAGCAGTTGCTTGAGCGAGAGGTTATCTTTAGCGACGACCTTGAGGTTTTGTTTGGTAAGCGAAAAGGGGTTACTCCTCCAGCGTTAGAGCGCGAGCAACCAAGTTTGACAGGTATCGATAACAAGGATAAAGTAATTGAATAATCATGGAAGGTTGGGTTGCTGTTTATTGTTGTGATCAAATTTTTAAGGCCGAATTGGCCCGCCAACATCTTGCCAATAATGACCTTATGGCTATGGTGGTAAATAAGAAGGATTCTTTTTATGTTACCATTGGAGATGTGGAGGTTTATGTGGCTCAAGAAGACGTAGAGATGGCAACCAACCTGTTAAAAGATTTTTAAATTGAAGCTTAGCAACTTTGTAATTCGAGCAATTAGCGGGATTGTCTTCGCAGTTTTGGTAATCGGGAGCGTTTACCTCGGACAGATAACCTTTGCATTACTAATGGGGGCCATATTGGTTGGCTCCCTTTTTGAGTTTTATCGCCTTTCGTTAAAAGTGCGGGTAAGACCCCAAATGTTCCTTGGTGTAGCGTTAGGTTTGTTGCTGTTTCTATGCACCTATTTGCATGCCAGTGGTAGCGTCGATTTGCCTATAATGTTTTATGCCTTCATCCCTCTGAGTATGGGGGTTTTTGTTGTGGAGATGTATAGGAACCACAGTCGACCATTTACCAATATAGCCTATACCTTACTTGGCATTGTATATATTGCTGGTCCCTTATCCTTAATGAACTATATTGCGTTTACACCTTCTATTGGTGGCGCAACTTATGATTTTGGGTTAGTGCTTGGTTTTTTTCTGTTGCTTTGGGCCAATGATACCGGTGCCTATTTGGTGGGGATGTCCATTGGAAAGCATCGCCTATTTCCTCGTATTTCTCCAAAGAAATCGTGGGAAGGTTTCTTTGGCGGTATAGCTATTGCGATGGGAATGGGAGCATTACTCTCGCAGTTATTCACCGATTTGCCCATTCACGTATGGTTGGTTATGGCCCTAATTGTATCGGTAGCTGGTGTGTTTGGCGATTTAATAGAATCGATGTATAAACGGAGCCTTCAGGTTAAGGATTCTGGCAATATTATGCCGGGTCATGGTGGTTTTCTTGATCGATTTGATGCGGTATTTTTTGCATCTCCAATAGTTTTTGTTTATTTGCAGTTGATAGTTGTTTAACCATTAAGAAAAAATAGATGCGCATACATAAGGAAGGGTTTGGTATTATTCGAGGATTGTTGATTGGGTTGCTTGTAGCCAACCTTTTGTTCTTCTATTTCTTACCCGTATACGTTTTTGGCTTTCTTGCCTTCGTTTCATTGTTCCTCTTAGTTTTTACTTTACGGTTTTTCAGAGTGCCTGTTCGCGTTGTTCAGCATGAGGAGGGAATGCTGCTTTCTCCTTGCGATGGCACCGTTGTCGTAATTGAAGAGGTTGTTGAAAATGAATTCTTTAAGGAACCACGCATTCAGGTTTCTATCTTTATGTCGGTTTGGAATGTACATATCAACTGGTTCTCGTTTAAAGGAACTGTTGAGTATTTTCGTCACCATCAAGGAAAGTATCTGGTTGCTTGGCATCCTAAATCGTCGGAGCTTAACGAGCGCACCAGTGTTGTAGTTCGTCACTCAAATGGTACTGCTATCCTTTTTCGCCAAATTGCTGGATATGTAGCCCGCCGTATTATTTGTTATGCTAAGGAGGGAACTCCGGTTAATGCCGGTGAGCAAATGGGATTCATTAAGTTTGGCTCAAGGGTAGACATATTTCTGCCTCTCGATGCCAAGATTGAGGTGTCCTTGAACCAAAAGGTTGTTGGAACCCAAACCAATATTGCAAGGTTTAAATAACCTTCGAACGACACCACACAAAAAATGAGGAATATGTTTTGGCATATTCCTCATTTTTTTGTGATACGATTCTGTTAATTATAAGAAGAACATCGTAACTCCAGCTAGCGAAATTGCGGCACCAATAAGTTCTACTAGGTTGAATTTCTCCTTGAAGATGAGAACCGAGGCCGGAATGATAAGGATTGGTACAATCGACATAATGGTAGACGCAATACCCGTTGTTGTATGTTGAATGGCAAGAAGTGAAAAGGAAACACCAAGGAAGGGTCCAAAGAATGCTCCTAGGGTAATGAACAGCATGGCTCTTTTGTTTTTTACCGATTCCACGGTTTCATTTAACCTGCGAAGAAATATGAATATAAGCGTGAAGCCTACGATTCCGGTTAGAACTCGTATTTGGGAAGCGGCAAATGGATTATAATCTCCCATTCCTAACTTGCTTAGAACAAGTCCACCACCTTGCCCAACTGCGCCTCCAAATGCGAGTAGTAAACCTGCCAAAGGATACTTGAATCGCAGCTTTTTCATCTTCTCCCCATTTTCGTTTAATGGTCGTTTTAAAACCACGATACAGATACCCGAAAATGTAAGCATTAGGGCAAGGAATTGCTTCCCACTCATGGTTTCTCCAAGAACAAACCATCCAATAATAGCAG
This window of the Williamwhitmania taraxaci genome carries:
- the rsfS gene encoding ribosome silencing factor; this translates as MMKKTVDTEGLLAAIVEGIQNKKGHGVVALDMRTLHNAVCSYYIICNADSGIQVEAIGQSIEEVVLEKCGEKVLRTDGYQNAYWVVLDYFDIMVHVFRTEARDFYRLDQLWADAKTEIYKDLD
- the ftsH gene encoding ATP-dependent zinc metalloprotease FtsH, whose amino-acid sequence is MDNELNSSKSPKQKFSIYWVYGLVAIALIGMQFFFSAGSAVETNWQDVKMKMLAKGDVQKIVSVRNKGRVDVYLKEKSIPTYKDQLSKGVSQVPKAGPHFFFTIGNVETFEKNLSEAQTATPEAEKIYPEYIEESDYYSILGWLLPFLLIIGFWVFIFRRMNRGAGGGGGGNIFNVGKSRAQLFDKESNVKINFSDVAGLEEAKVEIMEIVDFLKNPKKYTDLGGKIPKGALLVGPPGTGKTLLAKAVAGEANVPFFSLSGSDFVEMFVGVGASRVRDLFKQAKEKSPCIVFIDEIDAIGRARGKNANFSSNDERENTLNQLLTEMDGFGTNSGVIILAATNRADILDRALLRAGRFDRQIHVELPDSKERLEIFKVHLRPLKLPAVFDSEFLAKQTPGFSGADIANVCNEAALIAARKNKDVVEKQDFLDAVDRIVAGLEKKNKIISLEEKRVIAFHEGGHATVSWLLEHANPLLKVTIIPRGRSLGAAWYLPEERMITTKEQLLDEMCATLGGRASEEVVFGKVSTGALNDLEKVTKQAYAMVTYFGMSEKVGNLSFYDSSGQSEFSFGKPYSEETAKLIDAEVKELVAREYDRAKVVLREHMDGLTQLAEQLLEREVIFSDDLEVLFGKRKGVTPPALEREQPSLTGIDNKDKVIE
- a CDS encoding putative signal transducing protein, which codes for MEGWVAVYCCDQIFKAELARQHLANNDLMAMVVNKKDSFYVTIGDVEVYVAQEDVEMATNLLKDF
- a CDS encoding phosphatidate cytidylyltransferase is translated as MKLSNFVIRAISGIVFAVLVIGSVYLGQITFALLMGAILVGSLFEFYRLSLKVRVRPQMFLGVALGLLLFLCTYLHASGSVDLPIMFYAFIPLSMGVFVVEMYRNHSRPFTNIAYTLLGIVYIAGPLSLMNYIAFTPSIGGATYDFGLVLGFFLLLWANDTGAYLVGMSIGKHRLFPRISPKKSWEGFFGGIAIAMGMGALLSQLFTDLPIHVWLVMALIVSVAGVFGDLIESMYKRSLQVKDSGNIMPGHGGFLDRFDAVFFASPIVFVYLQLIVV
- a CDS encoding phosphatidylserine decarboxylase family protein, which translates into the protein MRIHKEGFGIIRGLLIGLLVANLLFFYFLPVYVFGFLAFVSLFLLVFTLRFFRVPVRVVQHEEGMLLSPCDGTVVVIEEVVENEFFKEPRIQVSIFMSVWNVHINWFSFKGTVEYFRHHQGKYLVAWHPKSSELNERTSVVVRHSNGTAILFRQIAGYVARRIICYAKEGTPVNAGEQMGFIKFGSRVDIFLPLDAKIEVSLNQKVVGTQTNIARFK
- a CDS encoding DMT family transporter, which produces MPTTHIGEIAALATAFFWTITAISFEIAGKKVGSLSVNLIRLVIAFTFLTLYNFAVRGLPFPIDATAEQWFWLSISGIVGFVLGDLLLFQAYVVIGARISMLIMALAPFVAAIIGWFVLGETMSGKQFLALMLTFSGICIVVLKRPLNENGEKMKKLRFKYPLAGLLLAFGGAVGQGGGLVLSKLGMGDYNPFAASQIRVLTGIVGFTLIFIFLRRLNETVESVKNKRAMLFITLGAFFGPFLGVSFSLLAIQHTTTGIASTIMSIVPILIIPASVLIFKEKFNLVELIGAAISLAGVTMFFL